The Sulfolobus islandicus Y.N.15.51 sequence AGATATTACAAATGGATTTGCCCAACCAGTCACTTGACTACCATATGGTAATATGCCATACGTTATTCCAAGCAATATTGATATAAGAGATACAGCGTATAATATATTTCCAACTACATCAATACTTTGATTTCTATTAGGCTTACTCAGCTGCTTTAATGATTTATATGACCAAATGGTTCCTAAAATGCCTATTGGAACACTCACTAAAAATACGTCACGCCAGTATATTGAAGCAAGAATTCCACCAATAATTATCCCAGAGACTCCACCAAATATTCCTATTACACCGTTTAACCCTAATGCAAATCCTCTCTCATTTGGTGGAAATGCCTCAGATAGTATTGCAGCACTATTAGCCATCAAAAATGATCCTCCTACACCTTGAAGTATCCTATAAATTATTAGTTGAATTGCTGCTATTCCTCCTTTACCAGGAGTTAGATATAGTAATAGTGACGCAATGGTAAAAATTAGGAATCCTAAATTATACATTCTTACCCTTCCAAAAATATCTGAAATCCTACCTACGTTTACTACTAAGATTGCTGATACTATACTATAACCAAATAGGATCCATAATAAGTATTGGAAAGAGTTAAATGGATTAATGTTAATTCCTCTAAATATTGCTGGTAATGCTATTAATACTACATTAGCGTTCATAAATCCCATGAATGCACCAAGACTTGTATTGGATAATGCAATCCACTTGTACTGAACCATATAGTTAAAGACTTAACTTTAATTTATTAAAACTTTTGCCCAATATCAATCATGCGTTTTTAAAAAATCATAAATTTATAATGATTTAACTACAGCTTACCACTTACGAGAATGTATAAAGTTGTAGATAATATTATGAGGATAATGTCTAGAACAAAAGCTATCAAAGCAGGTCCAGTGGTTACTGGTAATGGTCTACCTACAAGCGGTGCTGGAAGTACTCTAGTTAAAGTAAGGAGCAGATAATTTACCCACCAATATATTACTTCTAAGAGATATATAATTTTCAATGCAAAGAGTCTAAATGAGAGTATAAAGAGAATACCAGCAACAATGGCTAAGATCGAGTCGAAGGCGAAAAATGCCCTTAGACCAAAAGGTAAAAATCTTACATTATATAATGGCAGATGATCTGCAGCCCACGCAAAACTAATTATTCCTGCAACTACCCCTAAGGCTAATAAGGAAATTGAAATTTTTGGCATATGCTACTCTCTAATTCAATCTATATTAAGATTTTGCCCAAATCTTTAATTAGATTGAAAACGATATTTGGGAAAAGATTTAAATCGATGTAAAAGTGATGAGGAAACTTGTGAAAGAATGAAAATTAGCAAAATGGGTCTTATAATACTAGGAATTTCTATAATAATTCTGATAATTGGTGGAGCGTTTTTTGGAATGGCTGCAACATCACATGAGCCAATAACTACTACAAGCCATGTTACAACATACACATCTACTAGCATTTCATCAATTATATCATCTTCTACTACAACTACTACATCAGGTCCTAGTGGAGGATCATGGGGCTAAACAGAAAGCTACTCGTTTTTAGTTTTTCTTTTTCTTCCATAGGCGGACCTTTAGCACTAGTTGGACAATTCCTAGAAAACATAACTCCATTTGAGGTAGTCTTATCTCTTATAATATTTGCACCCATAACTTTCCTTATATACTATTTAATGAATAAATTCTGGGATAGAGGGGGACTTTACGATTATGTAGTCAAATTTACTCCTAAACTTTCTAATTACTTCTTGTACTTCTGGTTTTTTTCTTATTTCCTTTATTTGAGCTATACTGTGGATTATATAGTATATTATATACTAGATCTGAATGGATTAATATCTATACTATTGACAATTGGAATAGCAGGATCTATCTCAATAATAACCTTCCTAGATAGGGAGTTAGAATTCTTATTTGCCTCAATTATTCTACAAATTTTATTTATAATCCCAATAAATTGGCATCTTAAACTTGTAAACCCTTATGAACTAAGCATAACTAACATTCTCTCAACCTCTCTATTGTACATATGCATAACCCTTACACCATTTGTTGGAAACGGTAACAAAGAGGGAATTAATAGTATACTCCTAGCGTATTTAATAACTGGAGCGATAATGCTTTTAGACTCCTTTTTTAGCGTTCCTAAAATGATCTATCTTATTTCGTCACTTAGCACATTCTCGTTAATATTAGTGGAATTCTACTCGCTAAAAAGTGTTCTATCCAAATTTAGTAACAAGAGTAAAAGATATCTTATCTTGGCATTCGTAGGATTTACTCTGGCCAGCTTGATAAATCCCTACATGTACTATATTTACACAATCGTCCCATCCTTAACTGCACTTTACGTATCGTTAATAATCTTCTTCATTTCAACAACACTATCAATTAGAAATGAACTAAAGCTACTAGGCTTTACAAGTCTAGGATTACTCGCATATGGACTCTATTCTTCATTACAACTATCCTCATATTATTTACTTCTAGAACAAATTCTTACAATCATCATAATAGGCATAATTCCGCTAGTTAAGAATCGACTTTTTTATTAGTAGAAGTTGCTAACAGTTTCATATAGAGATAACCTCCCACAGTTTGCAACAGCCCTCCTATTTCCAATGGTAATGAGTATGAAACATCTAATAAGTAACCGCTAATAGCTGAGCTCATCTGAGATAGTCTTGTCGCCAATCCCTGAAAGCTTGAAGCAGTACCGAAATCTTCAGCAGAAACACCTCTAACATTGACTGCACTCCTATTTGGAGCTCCAACACCCGCATTAAGCCCCCTAGCAATGTATAATCCAGCTGCTAAAGGTAACCATGGTGAAAGAGCCATTGCAATTAAAAATACCCCATTCAATATCCTAGTTATTGAAGCAACCTTTAATGGATCAAACCTTATTTTATTTGAAAGCAGTGAACCAATTGCAGTTGTTAAGTAAGATATTGTAAAGATTAGCCCTATTTCAAAGGAGTTAGCATGAAAGGCTAGATTATACCATAATGGAAGTAGCGGGATAGCTATACCTAGTCCAAACCCAGTTATCGAGTTCGAAACTACGACTTTTGAAATGAATTTCATACTAGACTTCTTCATAACCTTAGAAGTCTTTTTAGGCCTCGTAACTTCTTTACAAAAAAGTAATGATATCGCCGAAGCTAAGAGTAATACAAATGATATGAAATATAGCATTCTATATCCATCAACGGAATTACTTATATAAGACCTTAACGAAAGAAGAATACTTCCTCCTATTCCAGATAATGACGAAGCTGACATCAAGAAACTTAATCTTCTTACCCTTTCCTTTTCATCATTCCAATTGCTGGCTACTAATGCAGTTAATCCTGGCGAAAATACTCCTCTTATACCGCCTGCAGCTCCTCCAACTCCCCCTATTATAAGAGCCGCAAAGATTAGTATTTGATTTATCGAAAGCGCGAGTAATATTGATGAAATTGAAGCTAATATTTCTACAAAGATTAGGACTTTTTTATAGCCAGTTCTGTCACCTATCATACCTAGGGCTAAGTTGAGGGCTGATGAGAATCCTATGGCTCCTAGAAATATTATTCCTATAATTTCTGGTTTAACACCGATCGCAGATAAATAAAGTGAAGAGGAGAGAGTTATATAAATTATCCCAACACTTCTTAAAACTCTTGACAATAAAAGAAAAGTATAGCCATAATCTTCTTGCAAAAAATCACCTAATAATAAGAGAATTTAGTAGTTTAACTGTTTTTCGTTTTATCTGCTATTAGTGCTTTAGAAAAATTTACCTCAAATACTCTATACTTCAGATATTTTCGTAGAGTCTCTTTATTGGCCTATTTATTATTAATATTTTTACATAAATTTAAAACTCTTTATCGACTTAAAGGCTCATGAACAGTATATATTATACGATGTTTTCACGAAATTTTGCTACCAGAAGACTAGTCGTCTACTTGTCTATTTCTTTTACTCTTGAAATACTTGGTTTAGTCATTCACTTGTTTTACGTGAATTCCTATATAGGTTTATTAGTCGGGGAGAGTAATACTCTCCTCGACTGGGGAAACATGGTCGACGTGAGTTCTGAAGCAAAGTCTTCGGCTACGGGCGTGACTAACCCCTACCATCGGACTGAACATTGTGATAAAATTCACGAATATAGGTGTGACAAAGAGGTAGGGGTAATAGGAATAGATATATCAAAAGAACATTTAATAACTAGCAGGGGGAGGGTGAGAAGATACGAGAACAGTAAGAAGGGTTATGAGGAAATCCTCAAGATGAAACCTTGCACAATAGTCCTAGAGCCTACCGGAGTATACGCAATAAGGCCTTCACAATACTTCAAGGAGAAAGGGATAAAAGTACTACAAGTCAGCCCAAACGTGTTATCAGGAGAAAAAGAGCTTAGGGGAAAGAAAACAGATTTTTACGATGCAGAAAAATTAGAAAACATGGTTAACAAGGCTAAGGAGTACGATTACAACCCCTTAAAGGAAATGACAACACTCTACCTCTTCCTAAAGGACATAGAGACGAAATACAAGAATAGGTTAAAGAGGGCATAATTCTTAGTAAGTGATAACGATAAGGTAAACAAGGATAGGTTGGAAAGACTTGCGAAAGGAGATTTTACACGAGAAGAGCTCTACCAACTTGAATACACGCCAATAGTGCTTGAGGAGATCAAAATCTTGGCTAAAAACCTCCTTGAGATTCAAGAGAGGTTGAAGGAGGTTAGGAGGATGATTGAAGGGCAAGTTCCTCAAGATCATGTCCTATTGACTATATCAGGTGTTGGGAAGCTTGCAGCTGGTATTGTTGGTGATGTTAAGCGTTTTCCTAAACCAGAGTCCTTTGTGGCTTATTGTGGTTTAGATCCCGTAGTTGAGAGGAGTGGAAGAGCTGTGATAAGTAGGGGGATTTCCAAGAGGGGTAATAAGTACTTGCGTAGCTTGTTCTACTTTTTGGCAGTGAGGAATTATTCTAGGAATCCAACCTTATTGAAGTTTTATGAGACACACAAGGATAGGTTGAAAGGTAGGAAGTTGTATGTTGCTTTGGCTAGGAAGTTGGCAAGGGTTGTTTGGAGTGTTTGGTATAATAATAGGCCTTATGAGCCTAAATAAGTAAGCCCTTCCCCGAATCGCCACGTGGGTTGAAAGGACCCACGTGGCAATGTTAGCTAGTACTATGCTTGAAGTTTGAGCGAAAGATTTATTACTGAACGCCCGTAGGAGTAATACTGGTTATGCAAAAATAAGTAGGTCAATAACGAAACTATGGACATACTCTCTAACTAAATTAAACTTAATAAGGAAAACATTGAGTATTACTTATGCCAATATGCCCCTCATGTGAAATGAAATTTAACTCATGGGAGGATTTAGCCAAGCACATGGACTTGCTAGCAAATTATAAGAGTGACCCATCTCATGTAATGTGGTTAAACAGAAATATATCAATGAAGAGAATAGAAGTTAGTGAACTAGCAAGTAATTTAGAGAGCTTCTTCTCAACTCCAGATGGTTTAGCAATGTGGATTAGGAAGAGGTTTATAGAGAAGTTTTATGGAGAAAATCCACATCCGTTTATTGTCGCAATGCAGAAACCAACTAGGGGTGTGCTATTAGGCTATGTAATTGAGCATCAACACTTCTTAAAGAATTGGGTAAAAGTGTTATCATCAATAGTATTCAAAACTAACAAGGATGATGTTATGCAATACGAGTTAGAGAATATCTCAGTTGAATTTTTAGGATATAATGGAAGACCAGCCCATTACGAGTTGTTAATAAGAATGGGAGAAGCCTTGGGAATGCCTAGGGAGGAAATATTATCAAAGCTACCATTGCCCTCTACGCAATCAGCGATAAAGACATGGAGAAAAATAGCTGAGAGTAAAACTTGGTTAGAAACAATGGCATCAATGCATAGCCTCGAATTAGTAGCTGATAGGAGTTTAGTTAAATATGGGGCTAGATTACCTTATTTTAATCAAGCCATACTCACTTCTGAAGAGTTTCCCCAAGCTGTTAAGGACTTTCTGAGGGAAGGTTATGAGGCTGATATCTCACACGCGGGAGAAGCCCTAGAAATGGTTGAAAAATATGCAGAAGAGATGAATATAAGGGAAGAAGTACAAGTTACTGTTCTTAAGTCATTTGATGCTTTTTCAAAGTATTTATTAGCCAGATTAGAAAGAGGATTCGAAATAGAACCCAGTCTGGTAAAGGTGATAATAAAATGAAGATCGTCGTAAACGGAAAAGAAGCCGGTACAAAGGAGAATGGTTGTGCACTCTGTGGAGGAACTTGGGGAGATTACTATGAAGAGATTGACGGAGAGAAGTTGTTCTTCTGCTGTGATATATGTGCGTTAGAATTTGTAAACATGGTTAATGAAGTAAAGAAAAGAACCAATTGGAGTAGAATTGACGAATTAATAATCAATGGAAATTATTATACTGGGAGGACGTGCTCAGCTAAAAATGGAAATAGGGAGTATAAATTTTACGTTAAGTTTAATGATGATGCTGGAATAGAGACTTTCAAGGAACTAAGCTAATGGCTCACATAAGCCATTTTCTTTTATCATCATTTTATTTTTAGGCTCTTTTAAGGACCTACAGAACACTTTAACATTATCTATTTTGACTAAACAAAGCCAATAATTGTCTTCAAATCCATCTGGAGTAGCGGTCAATTTCCACGATATCAGTAGCTCACCTTCCCTTATATCATCTCTTGTGTTGAATTCCGTTGAGTAACACCTTGGACATCTAGCCCTCTTAACCCAAAACGAATAGCCACAATTTTTACATACATAGATCAAGGCTCGTCACCGTAAACTACTACAGTTGCAGAATTCCCAAAACCAGCCATACTTAACGACAGACCAACTCTAGCATTTTTAACTTGTCTACTCCCCGCTTCGTTCCTAATCTGTAGAAACGCCTCAACTGCTTGAGCTACACCGCTTGCCCCTATTGGGTGGCCTTTAGAGTTCAACCCTCCACTGGTGTTTATTGGAATTTCACCATTAATTGCGGTGTAATTATCGTAATATGCCTTCCATCCTTCTCCTTTCTTTAATAAACCCAACTCTTCAGCCTCGACTATTTCCAGAACAGTTGCCATATCATGTAGTTCAGCGAAATCAACTTGATCAACCTTTGCCATTTTCCTAGCAGTCAATCCAGCAATTTTCACCGCATTTATTGACAATATGTTCTCACGCTCAGATAAATATGACGTATCTGAAGAAGCACCAATACCTTTTATAAACACAGGCTTATTGGTAAAACTATAAGCATCTTCATCGCTTACCATAACTATCGCTGAAGCCCCATCGCTAATTGGGGTAAATTCGTAAAGGGTTAAGGGATCTGCTATGATAGGGGAATTCAAAACTTCATCTAAAGACACTACCTTCTGTATGTGAGCATAGGGATTTAAAGATCCATTATAATGGTTTTTGACTGCTACTAAAGCAAAGGCCTCCCTTGATGCATTATATCTCCTCATATACTCCTTGGTCATTAATCCTGCAAGTGAAGGTAGAGTTAACCCAGCAATTTTTTCTTCTGACGGAAGCAAGGAGGCTATTACTGATGTAACTTGCTTAGTATTCTTCTCGGACATCTTCTCAACTCCTAAGACTAACACGGTTTTAGCTATTTTAGAATCAAGTAAAGATTTAGCAACTAATATTGCAGAGCCTCCACTTCCACTGGTATTATCAACCCTAATTGATGGTACTCTATCTATCGATAAATAAGTTGTAATTAAGTTATTTATCCCAGATAAGGAGTTAAACTCTCCGGAATAGCTGTTAGAAACTACTACAAAATCAATTTCATTTTTTCGTATTAATGGTAACACAACCTCTCCTGCAAGCTCTAATAAGCTCTCCTTTCTCTTTCCGAATCTAGTTAAGTTTGCATCAATAATTGCAACCATTCATGTGAGTTTTCACATTTAAAATATAAAATTGAACTTCCGATAAAGAGAACATAAACTTCGTTTCTCGAGCTCAAACAAAAATAGTGCTTGTTGATAAGAAATGTTTATATTTTTTAAGAAGGAGTATAATGATAATGGTAATATTCATAGTTCTTTCAAACCTCACCGATAAGGGAGCTGAGACTATAGCAGATAAGCCAGAAAGAATAAAAGAGGTGAATGAGGAATTGGCTAAAATAGGGGCGAAGGTAAAGGAACAATATGTAGTATTTGGTGACATAGATTTCATTAATATAGTAGAAGTGGATAATGTTGAAACGTTCCTTAAAGCCTTAATAGAATTGAATAGCAGAGGTACCGTAAGGACAAAGACCTATTTAGCAATTTCTGTTGATGAAGCGATAAGGGCTATTAAGACTACGCCACCTATTGGTCATCCACATGAAAAGAAGTAACTTTCAAATATAATACATTTTTTGTTTTTCATATTGAGATAAATATAGTAATCTTTCTTTTAGAGACGGATGAGTTCTAAATGAGAAAACGCCTTTTTTATCAACAATATTATTTAGAATAAATTCCTTAGCCAAGAGTATCTGTATTGGGAGAACATATCTTAGCATGTTGGTAGGAATACTTCTACTTAAATATCCAATTTTTATTAAGGAACTTTCCAGCCAATAAGTTATCTCAGGATTTACCTTTACTGCAGTTAAATCAGCCCTCCTTTCTATTTTCCTATGCACGTAAAAGACTAAGGGTAATAAGATGACAAAGTATATTATAAGGAAAAATAAGGAAATTAAAGGCAGATAATAAATAAATGTTGCATAAATGGAATTTATGGAAAATATCGTAAGTAACATAATTTCTGGATCATAATTTTTTATATGGGCAATTTCATGAGAGAGAACTGCAGTTAACTCCTCTTGGGTTAGACTTTCATACAGCGGTAAAGTAACTGCTATTCCTCTAAAAATTATATTGCCAAAGGCAAAAGCGTTAAGGAAATTATCATTTATAATGTAGACTTTGGACAGTTTAACGTTAAATTTCTTTGAAAGATCCTCTACTATCAAGATAATATCTTGAGAAGCTCTTCTCATCTTAAATACAAGGATCATTATAATTGGGGAAATGAGGTACCAGAGACTAAACACTAGCCCTATTTGAATTAGAAAGAAATAGGGTATGCTTACATTTAAGGATGATACTACTATACCAATTACTAGTATAGAGAAGAAGGATGCTAGATAATATTTCCACCAATATGTGGTAATGGAGTACACACATATTACTAGCTACAAAAGTTTATAAAACGATAAGATAATCAAAGTTATTACTTAAAGCAATATATTAACATTATGAAACCAGAAGACTACTACCATTCGATTAAATTAATACCTGAAATAACAATAGAGAAGGGAAAACTATTTCACGTAGAGACATGGATAGAGGAGGATAAGTACAAGTCATCAATTTATTTGAACCTTAAGAGGATAACATTTCAAGGAAGTGAATCCTCGCCAAAGTTCGATAACGATAAGCTTTACTTTATAAGAAATGAAGAGACAAAATCCTCTTTACTTGAAGCGCAACTCTATGGCGAGCCGAAAGTAATATTTACATTTTCTGGTAAAATATCGAAATATGAATTCCATAATAAGGGAATATTAGTGATAGCAGAGGAAAACACAGATAAGACATTGCCGTTTAGAGCCGAGAAGATAAAATATAGGTTTGATAGCAGAGGCTTATTGAGAGCTAGGCAATCACTTTATTTATTTGATGGTAAAGATTTGAGGAAGCTCGTTACTGGGAACTTTGACGTTACAGATTTAGCTACAAACGGTAGTAGGGTTGTAATTTCAGCAACTAAGGATGGAGATGATTATGGATTAGGAAATTTGTATGAGGTGAACATAGAAACTGGGGAGTTAAACAGAATAACGAAAGAGGATGGAACTGTACAAGCAATCGCTATGAACAGCGAGGGAAAAATAGCATTTTTAGGACATAGGAAAGGACTAACCCCATGGGCTTCTCTCGAAATAATGCTACCAGAAGAAGGAAAGAGTTACATCTGCGGAAAGACTTGCGGAAATAAAGTATTAACTGATTTATTTGATGGTATAAAGGATAAGATCGTATTCGAAAAGGATCTAATACTCTCCTTAGGTCAAGAGGGAGGTACATCACATATTTATCAAATCTCTGACAATAAAGTAGACAAGGTAACTAGTGGAAATATAATGGTAAGAGGATTTGATTATAGTAATAGCGAGTTAGCTTACTTCTATTCTACTCCAGAAAAGCCGGTAATATTAAAATATAGAGATATAGAATATGATCCAAACCCCAACGTTAAAGGATATACTCCAGAGAAAATTGTTATAAACAGTAACGGAATGGAAGTTGAGGGCTGGAGTATAGTTAGAGATCCTAATGCACCAACAATATTATTTATTCATGGGGGACCACATATGGCATATGGCTATGGCTATTTTATAGAATTCCAGTTCTTCGTAGATAATGGGTTTAACGTAATATATGCAAATCCTAGAGGTAGCCAAGGATATGGGGAGGAATTCGCTAAGGCTTGTGTGGGTGATTGGGGTGGAAAGGATTTCGAAGATCTAATAAACTTCGTGAATACCGTTAAGGAAAAATATGGTTTAAAAGGTAAATTTGGTGTTACTGGCGGTTCTTATGGGGGTTTTATGACCAATTGGGTAGTAACGAAGACTAATATATTTTCGGCTGCAATTAGTGAAAGGAGTATATCGAATCTAATTAGCATGTGTGGTACTAGTGATATAGGTTTTTGGTTTAATGCTATCGAATCTGGGATTGCTGATCCATGGAGTACTGAAGGCATAGAGAAACTAATGAAAATGTCGCCAATTTATTATGTGAAAAACGTTAAAACACCTACCATGTTAATTCATGGTGAAGAAGATTACAGATGTCCGATTGAACAGGCTGAACAATTTTATGTTGCATTAAAGATGCAGGGAGTCCCTACAACGTTAGTAAGATATCAAGGTGACAGTCATGAACATGCCAGAAGAGGGAAGCCAAAGAATATGATAGATAGGCTAAAGACTAAATTAGAATGGTTTAGTAAATATTTACTCTAATCAATATCTTTTTCACACTCCTTATTTATGGCGGTAAGAACGTCCCTCAGTGAGACTACGCCTATTATTTTTCCTGTTTCATTAATAGCTAACAAATGAGTGATATTGTTCCTCACCATGAACATAAAAGTATCTATCAAATCCTCCTCTCCGTTTATAGTAATCACATTTTTTATCATAACTTTTGATACCGGTTCATTTTGTGAGACTCCTTTCGCAAGTGACCTTAAAATTATACTCCTAGTCACTATTCCTATGACATCATCTCCTTTACTATTGTCTATTACAAGCGCAAACCGGATTCCTTGTTTGTCCATGAGTTCTAACGCTTCGGAAAGACTAGTATGTCGGGTAATTTTTATAGGTCTAGTATTATTGAAAACGTCTTTAAGTTTCATAGATTATTTTTCTCTTTCTACAACTTAAACTTTATTTATCATTAACAGTGTTTAACAGATATACCTCATAAGAAAAAAGTTTAAAAGGATATATAAAGAAAAAGGGTATTTTATATAAGGAAAAATATATATATAGATTAGCTTGACCCCGCACCACAACCGCAATAGCCGTATTCGTCTATTTCAATTCCGCATACTGGACATACGTAACCGGAGCCTTTTACTTCCTCAGCCCTCTTTCCATATATTAACATGTGGGGATCAAAGTATAATTCTCTTAAACTTGGTAAAGATTTCTCATCTTCATTTGTAATTTTTGTATTTACAGCCTCCTTAATTCTAAACTTTAAAGTTCTCTTCTCTAAAGCTTTCTTAGCAAGTTGTTTAGATGAAATTTTCCCCTTAACAACTCCACTGTGATCTATAATTTCTATCTCTTCATCACTTATATGTAGGGCTATCTCCTCGACTTCTTCATCTTCATATAATTTCTTAACTTCTCGCATAGTCCTATTTATACTGTTTATAGTATTTAAACTTTTATCTTCATAACTTACATAGAAATAAACGTGTTACTATACGGAGAATTTTTCTTAATCACTTAACCAATAGAACAACTAATTATATAAAAAAGAAAAGGAATCACTTAGACACAGCAACTCATTTTACTAACATCACTGGTAAAAGCTAGCGCTACTATTCTCAAACTCTCGGCCATTGTGGGAAAGACGTGTATTGTATCAATCAAATCATCTATTGTAGCCCTAAATTTAACCGCTAACGCCGCCTCATTTATCACCTCTGCAGCGTATTTACCAAACATCTGGACACCTAAAATATTCCTAAACTTCTTATCTATAACCATCTTTATTAATCCATAATCTTCCCTTAATATTCTCGCCTTAGCTATATTATTCATCTTAACGACCCTATGATCTATATCATAGCCTTCTTTCATTGCCTCTAATGCAGTAAGACCAACTTTAGCCACATTGGGTTCTATAAATACAACTTGGGGCACACTACTCATATCAATTTTTCTTTTTACATTCATTATTGCGTTCTCTGCTGCAATTGAACCTTGTCTGCCAGCTAGAGCTTCCAACATAGGACCACCAATTACATCTCCTGCAGCATATACATTAGGATTTGAGGTTCTTAGTTCTTCATTAACCTTTATGCCTCCCTTATCGTTTAACTCTATTCCTGCAGCATCTAAATTCATTTCCACATTAGGCTTCCTTCCAGTTGCCAAAAGAATTTCGTCAGCCTCAACTTCACCCTTATCCGTAACTACTATCTTTCCCCCATTTCCCTTTCTAACCTCCTTAACCCTAACGTTTGTAAAAATCGGAATATTATCATTCTTCTCTAAATAGTTTTTAACGGAAAGGGAAATTTCAGGCTCCCAATCTGGTAATATTCTTTCACTCCTTTGAAGAATTATGGTATCAACTCCT is a genomic window containing:
- the merA gene encoding mercury(II) reductase, whose protein sequence is MEDLVIIGYGAAGFAALIRANQLGIKPVVVGYGEIGGTCVNVGCVPSKRMLRIGELYNNSSKIVGKKLFPEFFQAFQDKAEIVNSLRKEKYEDVINSYDVKLIIGKAHFISPNAIKVNGETIEAKKFIIATGSSPNVPNIKGLTEVGFWTNVEALSPDKTISSLAIIGGRALALEFAQMYKRLGVDTIILQRSERILPDWEPEISLSVKNYLEKNDNIPIFTNVRVKEVRKGNGGKIVVTDKGEVEADEILLATGRKPNVEMNLDAAGIELNDKGGIKVNEELRTSNPNVYAAGDVIGGPMLEALAGRQGSIAAENAIMNVKRKIDMSSVPQVVFIEPNVAKVGLTALEAMKEGYDIDHRVVKMNNIAKARILREDYGLIKMVIDKKFRNILGVQMFGKYAAEVINEAALAVKFRATIDDLIDTIHVFPTMAESLRIVALAFTSDVSKMSCCV